A part of Corynebacterium lactis RW2-5 genomic DNA contains:
- the rraA gene encoding ribonuclease E activity regulator RraA, translating into MTIEFIPTADLVDEIGADVRSCDTQFRNLGGRVEFCGKISTVKCFQDNALLKKVLSEPSDGGVLVIDGDASVHTALVGDVIAGLGKDNGWAGVVVNGAIRDSKLIGEMEFGCKALGTNPRKSTKTGEGERDVVVSFGGIDFVPGETLYADSDGIVVR; encoded by the coding sequence ATGACCATCGAGTTCATCCCCACCGCCGATCTTGTCGATGAAATCGGCGCCGATGTGCGCTCCTGCGACACCCAGTTCCGCAACCTCGGCGGCCGGGTGGAGTTCTGCGGAAAGATCTCCACGGTCAAGTGTTTCCAGGACAACGCGCTTTTAAAGAAGGTCCTCTCCGAGCCTTCCGACGGCGGCGTCCTGGTCATCGACGGCGACGCCTCCGTGCACACGGCGCTGGTAGGCGACGTTATCGCGGGGCTCGGTAAGGACAACGGTTGGGCCGGAGTGGTCGTCAACGGCGCGATTCGTGACTCCAAGCTGATTGGCGAGATGGAGTTCGGCTGCAAGGCGCTGGGCACGAACCCCCGCAAGTCCACCAAGACCGGCGAGGGCGAGCGCGATGTCGTCGTCTCTTTCGGCGGCATCGACTTCGTCCCCGGCGAGACCCTGTACGCGGACTCCGACGGAATCGTGGTGCGCTAG
- the secA2 gene encoding accessory Sec system translocase SecA2, with translation MAGMNWFWKALGGKQGRDQKRSVGLVTQAAELEPKLTSLSDADLVAYAREHKDNAPELLASLREVSSRAIGMRPFDVQLQGALRLLEGDVVQMATGEGKTLSGALAAAGFVLRGHRVHSVTVNSYLAGRDAAWMGPIFTFLGATAAAIAPQDSPDQRRQAYAADVVFAAVNELGFDVLRDRCAPSIADRVQAPAGVAIIDEADSVLVDEALVPLVLAGSEPGKAPTGQITDVVRHLRAGEDYTVDEGRRNVFLTDRGSARVERLLGIESLYDEGHIGTTLVQVNVALHAHELLQRDVDYIVRDGKVALIDASRGRVAELQRWPDGLQAAVEAKEGLQVSEGGRILDSMTIQQLVGRYDIVAGMTGTATSAGDQFREFYGLHVSVIEPNVPCIREDEPDRIYATTADALEALVDEVVALNQTGRPILIGTRDVAESEQLADALVLRGVESAVLNAKNDEAEAEIIADAGALGHVTVSTQMAGRGTDIRLGGADESQRDEVVERGGLCVIGLGKHRTDRLDNQLRGRAGRQGDPGSSVFFVALDDPVIAEGAAGEALSVQPDDDGRVHDKKAHQFIDRAQRVTEATMLSIHATTWKYNKLIGDQREILDERREKLLTTDAAWQELSSRASARAEEVASSVSKDAAERAAREIMLFHLDRGWSDHLADLNDLRESIHLRALAKESPIDEFHRAAIGAFKQLVNEAVDASVGTFKEVTIDETGAQLADAGLARPSSTWTYMVNDNPLASGSGSVVGSVAALFR, from the coding sequence ATGGCTGGCATGAATTGGTTCTGGAAGGCCCTCGGCGGAAAGCAAGGGCGCGACCAGAAACGCAGTGTCGGCCTGGTCACGCAGGCCGCGGAGCTCGAACCAAAGCTCACTTCGCTTTCCGACGCCGACCTGGTCGCCTACGCCCGCGAACATAAGGACAACGCCCCGGAGCTGCTGGCGTCGCTTCGCGAGGTGTCCTCTCGCGCCATCGGTATGCGCCCCTTCGACGTGCAGCTCCAAGGCGCGCTGCGGCTGTTAGAGGGCGATGTCGTCCAGATGGCGACAGGTGAGGGCAAAACGCTGTCAGGTGCCTTGGCCGCCGCCGGTTTCGTACTGCGCGGGCACCGCGTGCACTCCGTGACCGTCAACTCTTACCTTGCCGGTCGAGACGCAGCCTGGATGGGCCCGATTTTCACATTCCTCGGCGCTACTGCTGCGGCGATTGCTCCACAGGATAGCCCGGATCAGCGTCGGCAAGCGTATGCAGCTGATGTGGTGTTTGCCGCGGTCAACGAGCTGGGCTTCGACGTGCTGCGCGACCGCTGCGCGCCGAGCATCGCAGACCGGGTGCAGGCGCCGGCGGGCGTTGCCATCATCGACGAGGCCGACTCCGTGCTTGTCGACGAAGCCCTGGTCCCACTCGTGCTCGCGGGCAGCGAACCGGGCAAGGCCCCCACGGGGCAGATTACGGATGTGGTGCGGCATCTGCGCGCGGGGGAGGACTACACGGTCGACGAGGGGCGCCGGAACGTATTCCTCACCGACCGCGGATCCGCGCGAGTGGAGCGACTGCTGGGAATCGAATCGCTATACGACGAAGGGCACATCGGCACGACGCTGGTGCAGGTCAATGTGGCGCTGCACGCCCACGAGCTGCTGCAGCGTGACGTCGACTACATCGTCCGCGACGGCAAGGTCGCGCTGATTGACGCCTCCCGCGGCCGCGTCGCGGAGCTACAGCGCTGGCCCGACGGTCTCCAGGCGGCAGTCGAAGCGAAGGAGGGGCTGCAGGTGTCCGAAGGCGGCCGCATCCTGGACTCCATGACGATCCAGCAGCTGGTCGGGCGCTACGACATCGTGGCGGGCATGACCGGCACGGCGACATCCGCGGGCGACCAGTTCCGCGAGTTCTACGGCCTTCACGTCTCCGTGATTGAGCCGAACGTGCCCTGTATTCGTGAAGACGAACCCGATCGCATCTACGCAACCACCGCAGACGCCCTAGAGGCGCTTGTGGACGAGGTCGTGGCACTGAACCAGACCGGCCGCCCCATCCTGATTGGCACGCGCGACGTCGCGGAGTCGGAGCAGCTGGCCGATGCCCTGGTGCTGCGCGGCGTGGAATCGGCCGTGCTCAACGCGAAGAACGACGAGGCCGAGGCGGAAATCATCGCCGACGCCGGCGCACTGGGGCACGTCACCGTGTCCACCCAGATGGCCGGGCGAGGCACCGACATTCGCTTGGGCGGCGCCGACGAATCCCAGCGCGATGAGGTCGTCGAGCGGGGAGGGCTTTGTGTCATCGGCCTGGGCAAGCATCGCACGGACCGCCTGGACAATCAGCTGCGCGGTCGCGCCGGGCGTCAGGGTGACCCCGGCTCTTCGGTGTTCTTCGTGGCATTGGACGACCCGGTAATTGCCGAGGGGGCCGCTGGCGAGGCACTGAGTGTCCAACCGGACGACGATGGTCGCGTCCATGATAAGAAGGCCCACCAGTTCATCGACCGGGCGCAGCGCGTCACCGAGGCGACCATGTTGTCCATCCACGCGACGACGTGGAAGTACAACAAGCTAATTGGCGATCAGCGGGAGATACTCGACGAGCGACGCGAGAAGCTGCTGACTACCGATGCTGCGTGGCAGGAGCTGTCGTCGCGCGCGTCGGCCCGCGCGGAAGAGGTGGCGAGTTCCGTTAGCAAGGACGCCGCCGAACGCGCCGCCCGCGAGATTATGCTCTTCCACCTCGACCGAGGCTGGTCCGACCATTTGGCCGACCTCAACGACCTGCGCGAGTCCATTCACCTGCGCGCGCTGGCCAAGGAGAGCCCAATCGACGAGTTCCACCGCGCCGCCATTGGGGCTTTCAAACAACTGGTCAACGAGGCTGTCGACGCCTCCG
- a CDS encoding integrase core domain-containing protein: MPLQALNQAIVCAEQTTGLIHYSDHGLQYVSVVYNERLAGHGIAASTGTVGDSYDNALAENVNDSYNNELIHTRRWDDVVEVEIATFEWVSWWNEDRLHQSLGYRTPTEVETEFWNQNRPQGKIEIKANA; the protein is encoded by the coding sequence TTGCCACTGCAAGCGCTCAACCAGGCGATCGTGTGTGCTGAACAAACAACAGGGCTCATTCACTATTCGGATCACGGCTTGCAGTATGTCAGCGTTGTCTACAACGAGCGACTTGCTGGGCACGGGATTGCCGCTTCTACCGGAACTGTCGGGGATTCCTATGACAATGCACTGGCTGAAAACGTTAACGACTCTTACAACAACGAGCTAATCCATACTCGCAGGTGGGATGATGTTGTCGAGGTGGAAATTGCCACGTTTGAGTGGGTGTCGTGGTGGAACGAAGATAGGCTCCACCAAAGCTTGGGATACCGCACCCCAACCGAGGTGGAAACCGAATTTTGGAATCAGAACCGGCCACAGGGAAAAATAGAAATCAAGGCAAATGCCTAG
- a CDS encoding DM13 domain-containing protein, with protein sequence MWKKTGFRNGALVAVALLLGAALLFKPWLLFIDQRVDDAIPDVVATTSTTSAMAPEQSGKMEKTDAMDAMDSGKNAANGPALIAQGTFISHEHSTTGTASIVKDSATGKSQLVLSDLNTSNGPDVHVWLSKAPVIEGQAGWFVAGEHEHVDLGQIKGNVGNQVYDLPSNINVDDWTSVVLWCDDFNVSFGAAALSAK encoded by the coding sequence GTGTGGAAGAAGACAGGCTTCCGCAATGGCGCACTCGTAGCTGTTGCGTTACTACTGGGTGCGGCATTGTTGTTCAAGCCGTGGCTGCTGTTCATCGACCAGCGCGTCGACGACGCTATTCCGGATGTCGTAGCCACCACTAGCACCACCAGCGCCATGGCACCGGAGCAGAGCGGGAAAATGGAAAAGACCGACGCGATGGACGCGATGGACTCCGGCAAGAATGCGGCCAACGGCCCCGCACTGATCGCTCAGGGCACCTTCATCTCACATGAGCACTCGACGACCGGCACCGCCTCGATTGTGAAGGACTCGGCGACGGGCAAGTCGCAACTGGTGCTGTCCGACCTGAACACCTCCAACGGTCCGGACGTGCACGTGTGGTTGAGCAAGGCTCCGGTCATCGAGGGCCAAGCCGGCTGGTTCGTCGCGGGCGAGCACGAGCACGTTGACCTCGGCCAGATTAAAGGTAACGTCGGCAACCAGGTCTACGACTTGCCGTCGAATATCAACGTCGACGATTGGACCTCAGTAGTGCTGTGGTGCGATGACTTCAACGTATCCTTCGGCGCTGCTGCACTTAGCGCAAAGTAG
- a CDS encoding IS3 family transposase produces MLIERISSVHRDNYSVYGVRKMWHAFRRDGIDIGREQTARLMRLAGVSGKGKGRSPITTRKPYVPDLRPDLVEREFTAQGPSKLWVADITYVRTKKGFVYAAFISDVYSRRIVGWALSDSMRTSSVATASAQPGDRVC; encoded by the coding sequence GTGCTGATTGAACGCATTAGTTCTGTTCATCGGGATAATTACAGTGTCTACGGTGTGCGGAAAATGTGGCATGCTTTTCGCCGTGACGGAATTGATATCGGTCGTGAACAAACTGCTCGCCTGATGCGCCTGGCCGGTGTGTCTGGCAAAGGCAAAGGCAGATCACCTATCACAACCCGTAAGCCTTACGTGCCTGATCTGCGCCCTGACTTGGTCGAGCGTGAATTCACAGCCCAGGGCCCGAGCAAGCTATGGGTGGCAGACATTACCTACGTGCGCACGAAGAAAGGCTTTGTGTACGCGGCTTTTATTTCCGACGTTTACTCCCGACGGATAGTTGGGTGGGCGCTATCGGACTCGATGCGGACTTCAAGCGTTGCCACTGCAAGCGCTCAACCAGGCGATCGTGTGTGCTGA
- a CDS encoding superoxide dismutase family protein: MQQQQHAQHQARTIFGRRAVTNKVATAAVAVAAVPVALLAACSTGNDAAQETKTAMTGESSASETIATAALKDANGGEVGTATFAPGEGKEMTITVDAKNLTPGFHGFHVHNVAKCEADSSAPGKPEKKGDFLSAGGHLHLDGQGMPADGHSNGHSHSHGTPASGDLPSLLVGEDGTAHMTVTTDRLTKDGLFAGEGTSLIIHEDADNHANIPERYAPEGPDKDTLSTGDAGSRVACGIIQR; the protein is encoded by the coding sequence ATGCAGCAACAGCAACACGCGCAACACCAGGCGCGCACAATCTTCGGCCGCCGCGCAGTGACCAATAAAGTAGCCACCGCAGCAGTCGCAGTTGCGGCTGTCCCGGTGGCGCTGCTCGCTGCCTGTTCGACAGGCAATGACGCCGCTCAGGAGACGAAGACGGCGATGACCGGGGAGTCGTCGGCAAGCGAAACAATTGCCACCGCCGCGCTGAAGGATGCCAACGGCGGCGAGGTCGGAACCGCGACGTTCGCGCCGGGTGAGGGCAAGGAGATGACTATCACCGTTGACGCGAAGAACTTGACGCCGGGCTTCCACGGATTCCACGTACACAATGTCGCTAAATGCGAGGCAGACAGCTCCGCGCCGGGCAAGCCGGAAAAGAAGGGTGACTTTTTAAGCGCCGGTGGTCACCTGCACCTTGATGGCCAGGGTATGCCTGCCGACGGCCACAGCAACGGCCACAGCCACAGCCACGGTACGCCCGCTAGCGGCGACCTGCCCTCGCTGCTCGTCGGCGAGGATGGCACGGCCCACATGACCGTGACTACAGATCGTCTGACCAAGGACGGCCTCTTCGCGGGCGAGGGAACATCCTTGATCATTCACGAGGACGCTGATAATCACGCCAATATCCCTGAGCGTTACGCGCCCGAGGGTCCGGATAAGGACACGCTGTCCACGGGCGATGCGGGCAGCCGTGTGGCCTGCGGCATCATCCAGCGCTAG